The proteins below come from a single Aptenodytes patagonicus chromosome 2, bAptPat1.pri.cur, whole genome shotgun sequence genomic window:
- the MTRR gene encoding methionine synthase reductase isoform X1 — MCCDLKRRFLLLYATQKGQAKAIAEEIWQQAGAHGLEADMHCISEMDKYNLETEKDPVVIVISTTGTGDPPDAARKFVKKIQDTTLPPDHFAHLQYGLLGLGDSEYTFFCNGGKTVDRRLQELGAQHFYNTGLADDCVGLELVVDPWIDGLWLALKEAFLLQKEKEGMSSDTVSSSLSAAPHVGHELNLSSEVQNLKLEDERVRSSDVLTQKLVDIHLVASTRDTEPSLVHSVPPVSQSALSIPALPPEYIEVQFQDTHGENPHLSSLISEGTTFEVPVTKAVQLTREDAIKTALLLELDIADTVFDYQPGDAFCVICPNNVNEVEELLHILGLSEKGEYFVCIKVKEGTKKKGAAHPQHIPERSTLKFILTWCLEIRAIPKKAFLRALVECTSDAGEKRRLQELCSRQGASDYTRFVRDSNVCLLDLLHAFPSCKPSLNLLIEHLPKLQARSYSVSSSNLYQPGKLCFVFNIVEFPACPARPISRKGVCTGWLAELVAPLLHPNKNTLDTKGGSSSTEKISIFARPNNNFHLPADPSVPFVMVGPGTGISPFIGFLQHRQKLREEHTDWEFGETWLVFGCRHQDRDYLFKDELRCFLENGTLTHLKVCFSRDSSTAEVAPPKYVQDVIRLYAKEIARVLLKERGYFYVCGDKKHMADGVSDAVVDILSMEMEADKLEAMKILAMLREAKRYLQDVWS, encoded by the exons TATAACCTGGAAACAGAAAAGGATCCTGTAGTTATTGTTATTTCCACTACCGGTACTGGAGACCCACCAGACGCTGCCCGCAAGTTTGTAAAGAAAATTCAAGACACGACCTTGCCACCTGATCATTTTGCCCATCTCCAGTATGGATTGCTAG GTCTGGGAGATTCAGAGTACACATTCTTTTGTAATGGTGGAAAGACAGTAGACCGACGACTTCAAGAACTTGGTGCCCAGCACTTCTACAACACAGGATTAGCAGACGATTGTGTAGG tttGGAACTAGTGGTTGATCCTTGGATTGATGGACTTTGGCTTGCCCTCAAGGAAGCATTTctattgcagaaagaaaaagaaggcatgAGCAGCGATACTGTTTCTAGCTCGCTCTCTGCAGCCCCGCACGTTGGGCATGAACTAAACTTAAGCTCAGAAGTACAGAACTTGAAGCTAGAAGATGAAAGAGTGAGGAGTTCTGATGTTCTGACACAAAAACTGGTTGACATCCATCTTGTGGCTTCAACTAGAGACACTGAACCTTCACTTGTTCATTCTGTCCCGCCTGTCTCTCAGTCTGCTCTTAGTATTCCTGCCTTGCCACCAGAATACATAGAGGTGCAGTTTCAGGACACCCATGGTGAG AATCCACATCTGTCCTCACTGATTTCAGAGGGAACAACCTTTGAAGTGCCAGTTACAAAAGCAGTTCAGCTCACTAGAGAAGATGCGATAAAAACTGCATTGCTCTTAGAACTTGATATTGCA gatACAGTCTTTGACTACCAACCTGGAGATGCCTTCTGTGTAATATGTCCCAACAATGTCAATGAGGTGGAAGAACTTCTTCACATCTTGGGACTTTCTGAAAAAGGAGAGTACTTCGTTTGTATAAAGGTTAAGGAGGGCACTAAAAAGAAAG GAGCAGCTCATCCACAACACATCCCCGAAAGAAGCACTCTGAAATTCATTCTAACCTGGTGTCTGGAAATAAGAGCAATTCCCAAAAAG GCATTTTTGCGAGCTCTTGTAGAATGTACCAGTGATGCGGGAGAAAAACGGAGGCTTCAAGAGCTTTGCAGCAGACAAGGAGCCTCTGATTACACACGCTTTGTTAGAGATTCTAATGTTTGCTTGCTGGACTTACTTCATGCTTTTCCAAGCTGCAAGCCTTCACTTAACCTGTTAATTG aacaTCTTCCTAAATTGCAAGCCAGATCCTATTCAGTGTCAAG TTCAAACTTGTATCAGCCAGGAaaactgtgttttgtatttaatattgtggagttccctgcctgtcctgctagACCAATCTCACGGAAAGGAGTATGTACAGGGTGGCTTGCTGAGTTAGTTGCACCTCTACTGCACCCCAATAAAAACACTCTGGATAcaaaaggaggaagctcttcaaCTGAAAAG atATCTATTTTTGCTCGTCCAAACAATAATTTCCACTTACCTGCAGACCCATCTGTCCCATTCGTGATGGTTGGTCCAGGAACAGGAATTTCACCATTTATTGGTTTCCTACAACATAG gCAAAAGCTGAGAGAAGAACATACAGACTGGGAATTTGGAGAGACATGGCTGGTTTTTGGTTGTCGGCATCAGGATCGAGACTATTTGTTCAA AGATGAGCTCAGATGTTTTCTTGAAAATGGCACATTAACTCATCTTAAGGTTTGTTTCTCAAGAGACTCTTCAACTGCAGAAGTAGCCCCGCCTAAATATGTGCAAGATGTTATTAGGCTTTATGCTAAGGAAATTGCCAGAGTCCTGCTGAAAGAGAGAGGTTACTTCTATGTATGTGG agataaGAAACACATGGCTGATGGTGTAAGTGATGCTGTAGTGGACATTTTAAGCATGGAAATGGAAGCTGACAAATTGGAAGCAATGAAAATCCTGGCCATGCTTCGAGAAGCAAAACGATATTTGCAGGACGTTTGGAGCTAA
- the MTRR gene encoding methionine synthase reductase isoform X2: MCCDLKRRFLLLYATQKGQAKAIAEEIWQQAGAHGLEADMHCISEMDKYNLETEKDPVVIVISTTGTGDPPDAARKFVKKIQDTTLPPDHFAHLQYGLLGLGDSEYTFFCNGGKTVDRRLQELGAQHFYNTGLADDCVGLELVVDPWIDGLWLALKEAFLLQKEKEGMSSDTVSSSLSAAPHVGHELNLSSEVQNLKLEDERVRSSDVLTQKLVDIHLVASTRDTEPSLVHSVPPVSQSALSIPALPPEYIEVQFQDTHGENPHLSSLISEGTTFEVPVTKAVQLTREDAIKTALLLELDIADTVFDYQPGDAFCVICPNNVNEVEELLHILGLSEKGEYFVCIKVKEGTKKKGAAHPQHIPERSTLKFILTWCLEIRAIPKKAFLRALVECTSDAGEKRRLQELCSRQGASDYTRFVRDSNVCLLDLLHAFPSCKPSLNLLIEHLPKLQARSYSVSSSNLYQPGKLCFVFNIVEFPACPARPISRKGVCTGWLAELVAPLLHPNKNTLDTKGGSSSTEKISIFARPNNNFHLPADPSVPFVMVGPGTGISPFIGFLQHRQKLREEHTDWEFGETWLVFGCRHQDRDYLFKDELRCFLENGTLTHLKR; this comes from the exons TATAACCTGGAAACAGAAAAGGATCCTGTAGTTATTGTTATTTCCACTACCGGTACTGGAGACCCACCAGACGCTGCCCGCAAGTTTGTAAAGAAAATTCAAGACACGACCTTGCCACCTGATCATTTTGCCCATCTCCAGTATGGATTGCTAG GTCTGGGAGATTCAGAGTACACATTCTTTTGTAATGGTGGAAAGACAGTAGACCGACGACTTCAAGAACTTGGTGCCCAGCACTTCTACAACACAGGATTAGCAGACGATTGTGTAGG tttGGAACTAGTGGTTGATCCTTGGATTGATGGACTTTGGCTTGCCCTCAAGGAAGCATTTctattgcagaaagaaaaagaaggcatgAGCAGCGATACTGTTTCTAGCTCGCTCTCTGCAGCCCCGCACGTTGGGCATGAACTAAACTTAAGCTCAGAAGTACAGAACTTGAAGCTAGAAGATGAAAGAGTGAGGAGTTCTGATGTTCTGACACAAAAACTGGTTGACATCCATCTTGTGGCTTCAACTAGAGACACTGAACCTTCACTTGTTCATTCTGTCCCGCCTGTCTCTCAGTCTGCTCTTAGTATTCCTGCCTTGCCACCAGAATACATAGAGGTGCAGTTTCAGGACACCCATGGTGAG AATCCACATCTGTCCTCACTGATTTCAGAGGGAACAACCTTTGAAGTGCCAGTTACAAAAGCAGTTCAGCTCACTAGAGAAGATGCGATAAAAACTGCATTGCTCTTAGAACTTGATATTGCA gatACAGTCTTTGACTACCAACCTGGAGATGCCTTCTGTGTAATATGTCCCAACAATGTCAATGAGGTGGAAGAACTTCTTCACATCTTGGGACTTTCTGAAAAAGGAGAGTACTTCGTTTGTATAAAGGTTAAGGAGGGCACTAAAAAGAAAG GAGCAGCTCATCCACAACACATCCCCGAAAGAAGCACTCTGAAATTCATTCTAACCTGGTGTCTGGAAATAAGAGCAATTCCCAAAAAG GCATTTTTGCGAGCTCTTGTAGAATGTACCAGTGATGCGGGAGAAAAACGGAGGCTTCAAGAGCTTTGCAGCAGACAAGGAGCCTCTGATTACACACGCTTTGTTAGAGATTCTAATGTTTGCTTGCTGGACTTACTTCATGCTTTTCCAAGCTGCAAGCCTTCACTTAACCTGTTAATTG aacaTCTTCCTAAATTGCAAGCCAGATCCTATTCAGTGTCAAG TTCAAACTTGTATCAGCCAGGAaaactgtgttttgtatttaatattgtggagttccctgcctgtcctgctagACCAATCTCACGGAAAGGAGTATGTACAGGGTGGCTTGCTGAGTTAGTTGCACCTCTACTGCACCCCAATAAAAACACTCTGGATAcaaaaggaggaagctcttcaaCTGAAAAG atATCTATTTTTGCTCGTCCAAACAATAATTTCCACTTACCTGCAGACCCATCTGTCCCATTCGTGATGGTTGGTCCAGGAACAGGAATTTCACCATTTATTGGTTTCCTACAACATAG gCAAAAGCTGAGAGAAGAACATACAGACTGGGAATTTGGAGAGACATGGCTGGTTTTTGGTTGTCGGCATCAGGATCGAGACTATTTGTTCAA AGATGAGCTCAGATGTTTTCTTGAAAATGGCACATTAACTCATCTTAAG agataa